The following proteins are encoded in a genomic region of Candidatus Cloacimonadota bacterium:
- a CDS encoding thymidine phosphorylase, with product MQNPVELILAKREGKTLSPADIAAFITGFLEGSIPEYQMSALLMAIFFQGLNPEEIAALTQSYIRSGQTIAFPAELIVADKHSTGGVGDKISLMLAPIAASLGLSVPMISGRGLGHTGGTLDKLESIPGFRTQYGPDEFKALVEKHGCALVGQSEELVPADKRIYSLRDVTATVESPGLITASIMSKKIAEGAEHLVIDLKIGSGAFMPDLDRARELAELLVSTGASFGQKVRVVFSNMNSPLGLAVGNALEMVEAIEYLKGNPLADTCTLTTELTSRLLLSGGLAQSETQAVEMIKAAVSGGRALAKLEEIIIAQGGDPRALEDYSLLGTSSVKIPILAETAGWVQAIDARAIGYALVRIKAGRMKLTDTLDYGAGALLIPKVGDFLEAGEPLGEVHANDPAQAEEVARLIRAAYTLSPESVPREDLILDSI from the coding sequence ATGCAGAATCCCGTGGAACTCATCCTCGCCAAGCGCGAAGGCAAAACCCTTTCCCCAGCTGATATTGCCGCCTTCATCACCGGTTTTCTGGAGGGCTCCATCCCCGAATACCAGATGAGCGCCCTGCTGATGGCCATATTTTTCCAAGGCCTGAACCCGGAAGAGATCGCCGCCCTCACCCAAAGCTACATCCGCAGCGGCCAGACCATCGCTTTTCCCGCGGAACTGATCGTCGCGGACAAACATTCCACCGGCGGCGTGGGCGACAAGATCAGCCTCATGCTCGCCCCCATCGCGGCTTCCCTGGGCCTCAGCGTGCCGATGATCTCCGGACGCGGCCTCGGCCACACCGGCGGAACCCTGGACAAGCTGGAATCCATCCCCGGATTCCGCACCCAATACGGCCCGGACGAATTCAAGGCCCTGGTGGAAAAACACGGCTGCGCCCTCGTGGGCCAGTCCGAGGAACTGGTGCCCGCCGACAAGCGGATCTACTCCCTGCGCGACGTGACCGCCACCGTGGAAAGCCCCGGCCTCATCACTGCCAGCATCATGAGCAAAAAGATCGCCGAGGGCGCCGAACACCTCGTGATCGACCTCAAGATCGGCAGCGGCGCCTTCATGCCCGATCTGGACAGGGCCCGCGAACTGGCGGAACTGCTTGTCTCCACCGGCGCCAGCTTCGGCCAGAAGGTCCGGGTGGTCTTTTCCAATATGAACTCCCCCCTCGGTCTGGCTGTGGGCAACGCCTTGGAGATGGTGGAGGCGATCGAATACCTGAAGGGCAATCCCCTGGCCGACACCTGCACCCTCACCACCGAACTCACCTCCCGCCTGCTGCTGAGCGGAGGCCTGGCCCAAAGCGAAACCCAGGCCGTGGAGATGATCAAGGCTGCCGTGTCCGGCGGCCGGGCCCTGGCCAAGCTGGAGGAGATCATCATCGCCCAGGGCGGCGATCCCCGCGCGCTGGAGGATTACAGCCTGCTGGGAACCAGTTCCGTGAAAATCCCCATCCTGGCCGAAACCGCCGGCTGGGTGCAAGCCATCGACGCCCGCGCCATCGGCTACGCCCTGGTGCGGATCAAAGCCGGCCGGATGAAGCTGACCGACACCCTGGACTACGGCGCCGGAGCCCTGCTCATCCCCAAGGTCGGCGATTTCCTGGAAGCCGGCGAACCCCTCGGCGAGGTCCATGCCAACGACCCCGCCCAGGCTGAAGAAGTCGCCCGCCTCATCCGCGCGGCTTACACTCTCAGCCCCGAATCCGTGCCCAGGGAAGACCTGATCCTCGACAGCATCTGA
- the phnE gene encoding phosphonate ABC transporter, permease protein PhnE — protein sequence MKYLKASAIEYLLWLYILGCLAWLLFRLGAYSTPAPAWLLLCLPVAFALLAGSMPGSLGRLVAVSGEKPRFQLWQAELGLAVLISFVVGWVIVEVKPLAFLTQAGNAQNIIKGIFNPNLRELMPMLAALMETIYLALLATVFAIPFAFLLSFFAAKNLMYGSTQGKIAYVVIRTVSTIFRSIEAIVWAIIFCVWVGIGPFAGMLALWIHSIAALVKLYSEQIENIDPGPVEAIKATGASTLQVWRYAVTPQILAPYLAFTIYRWDINVRMATIVGFVGGGGIGLALNQQQQMLAWRNVGLIMWLIAIVVWVMDIFSGYIREKLVST from the coding sequence TCCGTTTGGGGGCCTATTCCACGCCTGCCCCGGCCTGGCTGTTGCTGTGCCTGCCGGTGGCCTTTGCTCTGCTGGCAGGATCAATGCCCGGAAGCTTGGGCCGGCTGGTGGCCGTTTCCGGGGAAAAGCCCCGGTTCCAGCTTTGGCAAGCGGAGCTGGGCCTGGCCGTCCTGATCAGTTTCGTGGTGGGCTGGGTGATCGTGGAGGTGAAGCCGCTGGCTTTCCTCACCCAGGCGGGCAACGCCCAGAACATCATCAAGGGCATCTTCAACCCCAATCTGCGGGAACTGATGCCGATGCTTGCCGCCCTCATGGAAACCATCTATCTGGCTTTGCTGGCCACGGTTTTCGCCATTCCCTTCGCCTTTCTGCTCAGCTTTTTCGCCGCCAAGAACCTCATGTACGGCTCCACCCAGGGCAAGATCGCCTACGTCGTGATCCGCACCGTTTCCACCATTTTCCGCTCCATCGAGGCCATCGTTTGGGCCATCATCTTCTGCGTCTGGGTGGGGATCGGGCCCTTTGCCGGCATGCTGGCGCTGTGGATCCATTCCATCGCCGCGCTGGTGAAGCTCTATTCCGAACAGATCGAAAACATCGATCCCGGCCCCGTGGAGGCCATCAAGGCCACCGGCGCCTCCACCCTCCAGGTCTGGCGCTATGCCGTCACCCCCCAGATCCTGGCCCCCTACCTGGCTTTCACCATCTACCGCTGGGACATCAATGTGCGCATGGCCACCATCGTCGGTTTCGTGGGCGGCGGCGGGATCGGCCTCGCCCTCAACCAGCAGCAGCAAATGCTGGCCTGGCGGAACGTGGGCCTCATCATGTGGCTGATCGCCATCGTGGTCTGGGTGATGGACATCTTCAGCGGCTACATCCGCGAAAAACTGGTCTCCACCTAA